Proteins encoded within one genomic window of Glycine soja cultivar W05 chromosome 1, ASM419377v2, whole genome shotgun sequence:
- the LOC114418533 gene encoding beta-amylase 8-like, translated as MKSINDDASTQDVDPQSDHSSDYLAHPNSHPEPHPQPRRPRGFAAAPVTTNTGGKGKKEREKEKERTKLRERHRRAITSRMLAGLRQYGNFPLPARADMNDVLAALAREAGWVVDADGTTYRQCPPPSNVGSFAARSVESQLSGGSLRNCSVKETIENQTAVLRIDECLSPASIDSVVIAERDSKNEKYTNARPINTVDCLEADQLMQDIHSGVHENDFTSTPYVSVYVKLPAGIINKFCQLIDPEGIKQELIHIKSLNVDGVVVDCWWGIVEGWSSQKYVWSGYRELFNIIREFKLKLQVVMAFHECGGNDSSDALISLPQWVLDIGKDNQDIFFTDREGRRNTECLSWGIDKERVLKGRTGIEVYFDMMRSFRTEFDDLFAEGLISAVEVGLGASGELKYPSFSERMGWRYPGIGEFQCYDKYLQNSLRRAAKLHGHSFWARGPDNAGHYNSMPHETGFFCERGDYDNYYGRFFLHWYSQTLIDHADNVLSLATLAFEETKIIVKVPAVYWWYKTPSHAAELTAGYHNPTYQDGYSPVFEVLRKHAVTMKFVCLGFHLSSQEAYEPLIDPEGLSWQVLNSAWDRGLMAAGENALLCYGREGYKRLVEMAKPRNDPDCRHFSFFVYQQPSLLQANVCLSELDFFVKCMHGEMSDL; from the exons ATGAAGAGCATAAACGACGACGCTTCAACCCAAGATGTCGACCCTCAGAGCGACCACAGCTCCGATTACTTAGCTCACCCTAACTCCCACCCCGAACCCCACCCTCAGCCCCGCCGTCCGCGGGGCTTCGCGGCGGCGCCGGTCACCACCAATACCGGCGGCAAGGGGAAGAAGGagagggagaaggagaaggagcgCACCAAGCTCCGCGAGCGACACCGTCGAGCCATCACCAGCCGCATGCTCGCCGGACTCCGCCAGTACGGAAATTTCCCCCTGCCAGCGCGTGCCGACATGAACGACGTACTCGCCGCGCTCGCGCGTGAGGCTGGCTGGGTCGTCGACGCCGACGGCACCACCTACCGCCAGTGCCCCCCTCCTTCCAACGTG GGGTCATTTGCGGCTAGGTCTGTTGAAAGTCAACTCTCTGGTGGTTCTTTGAGGAATTGTTCTGTCAAGGAAACTATTGAGAACCAGACAGCTGTGCTTAGAATTGATGAATGCTTGTCGCCTGCATCCATTGATTCCGTTGTAATTGCAGAAAGGGACTCAAAGAATGAGAAATATACAAATGCTAGACCCATCAATACAGTTGACTGCTTGGAGGCTGATCAG CTTATGCAAGATATTCATTCTGGGGTGCATGAAAATGACTTTACTAGCACGCCATACGTTTCTGTTTATGTAAAGCTTCCA GCTGgtattattaacaaattttgcCAGTTGATTGATCCTGAAGGCATAAAGCAGGAGCTCATCCATATCAAGTCTTTAAATGTAGATGGTGTTGTTGTGGATTGTTGGTGGGGCATTGTTGAAGGCTGGAGCTCACAGAAATATGTCTGGTCTGGTTATAGGGAGCTTTTTAACATTATTAGAGAATTCAAACTGAAGTTACAg GTTGTTATGGCATTTCATGAATGTGGAGGGAACGATTCTAGTGATGCATTGATTTCCCTCCCACAATGGGTTTTGGATATTGGAAAAGACAACCAAGATATATTCTTCACAGATCGTGAAGGACGGAGGAATACTGAATGCCTTTCTTGGGGGATTGACAAAGAACGAGTTCTCAAAGGCAGAACTGGAATTGag GTCTATTTTGATATGATGAGAAGCTTTCGGACAGAGTTTGATGACCTGTTTGCAGAAGGTCTGATTTCTGCTGTGGAGGTTGGACTTGGAGCATCTGGAGAGCTAAAATATCCTTCTTTCTCAGAAAGAATGGGATGGAGGTATCCTGGTATTGGTGAGTTTCAG TGCTATGATAAATACCTGCAAAATAGTCTGCGCAGAGCAGCCAAATTGCATGGTCACTCTTTCTGGGCTAGAGGACCTGATAATGCTGGACATTACAATTCTATGCCACATGAAACTGGATTCTTTTGTGAGCGAGGCGATTATGACAACTATTATGGACGCTTCTTCTTACACTGGTACTCCCAGACATTAATAGACCATGCAGATAACGTTTTGTCTCTTGCAACCCTTGCTTTTgaggaaacaaaaataattgtcaAG GTTCCTGCTGTATACTGGTGGTATAAGACTCCTAGTCATGCAGCAGAGTTGACAGCAGGATATCACAATCCAACATATCAGGATGGATACTCTCCTGTGTTTGAGGTTCTGAGAAAACATGCTGTCACCATGAAATTTGTCTGCTTAGGATTTCATCTTTCCAGTCAGGAAGCTTATGAACCGTTGATTGATCCAGAGGGTTTGAGTTGGCAG GTGCTAAACTCAGCTTGGGATCGTGGGTTGATGGCTGCTGGAGAGAATGCACTCCTTTGCTATGGTAGAGAAGGATACAAGAGATTGGTTGAGATGGCAAAGCCCAGAAATGATCCTGATTGCCGGCACTTCTCTTTCTTTGTTTATCAGCAACCATCTTTGCTGCAGGCAAATGTTTGCTTGTCTGAACTGGATTTCTTCGTCAAATGCATGCATG GTGAGATGTCAGATCTATAA
- the LOC114418520 gene encoding uncharacterized protein LOC114418520 isoform X1: MGSSASKATSSSSSSGSCRKGRSKGHRGFPSYCLGASSGSRDIDSDDQVCDQNKVNGEDVTYSSGNEIDSDEVKTESFRKVKSDKSDEVPCVPSNIDLEEWGHTASRTGSSSAHSSSNQSLNPSSRFLSRFSLVPGNISFRLSRTTSLGSSRPCPVSSESLSIFNNEDELNLPPGLPGSLINRNETQHRCDLLNASLASQVPIQCHQEASNNLRSNTLTLVSPGNLVSSRISSVQDVVRDGNGTREVPDMNLFSPRIHTDTEDIETRHTDRRNGAREPVERNVRFSRTLSVGRLRDRVLRRTTVSDFTFCPLQRERDASQDNGRRAGERDTRLSPSGRNATNSSTPRYPLPSTPSSLFGIQDYEVETSRSRETRYQDLLEHRSNFLERRRRIRSQVRALQRLGSRFENLSGHDRSCILSGQHRNGRCACRINSRDTNSNDDTNARASISRIVMLAEALFEVLDEIHQQSMVLSSRPSVSSIGSVPAPNEVVESLPVKLYTKLHKHQEEPVQCYICLVEYEDGDSMRVLPCHHEFHTTCVDKWLKEIHRVCPLCRGDICASDSLPREN, translated from the exons ATGGGGTCCAGTGCCAGCAAGGCCACGTCATCATCGTCCTCTTCGGGGAGTTGCAGGAAGGGTCGATCTAAGGGACACCGAGGTTTCCCATCTTATTGTCTGGGAGCCTCGTCTGGATCTCGTGACATTGATAGTGACGACCAG GTTTGTGATCAGAATAAAGTAAATGGAGAGGATGTGACATACAGTAGTGGCAATGAAATAGATTCAGATGAGGTGAAGACAGAGTCTTTTAGAAAGGTTAAATCTGATAAATCTGATGAAGTGCCTTGTGTGCCTTCCAACATTGACCTTGAGGAGTGGGGCCACACTGCATCCAGAACTGGTAGCAGCTCTGCACATTCTTCTTCAAATCAGTCCTTGAACCCTTCAAGCCGATTCCTTTCTCGCTTTAGCCTTGTTCCTGGTAATATAAGCTTCAGACTTAGCAGAACCACAAGTTTGGGGTCATCTAGGCCTTGCCCGGTTTCTTCAGAGAGTCTCTCAATATTTAACAATGAAGATGAGCTTAATCTGCCTCCAGGGCTTCCTGGCAGCTTGATCAATAGAAATGAAACTCAACACCGTTGTGACTTGCTTAATGCATCTCTTGCTAGTCAAGTGCCTATACAGTGTCATCAAGAAGCTTCCAATAATTTAAGATCCAATACCCTGACATTGGTTTCCCCTGGCAACTTGGTTAGCAGTCGCATTTCTTCTGTTCAGGATGTGGTCAGAGATGGAAATGGTACTAGAGAAGTGCCGGATATGAACTTGTTTTCTCCAAGAATTCATACTGATACAGAAGATATTGAGACTAGACATACTGATAGACGGAATGGAGCTCGAGAGCCTGTTGAACGTAATGTTCGTTTTAGCCGGACATTAAGTGTTGGAAGGCTCCGTGACAGGGTTCTCCGCCGAACAACAGTATCGGACTTCACATTTTGCCCTCTGCAACGAGAGAGAGATGCTAGTCAAGATAATGGAAGACGGGCAGGGGAGAGAGACACAAGACTGTCACCATCTGGTCGTAATGCTACAAATTCTTCTACACCTAGATATCCTCTACCCAGTACACCTAGCTCCTTGTTTGGCATCCAAGACTATGAAGTTGAGACTTCACGATCTAGAGAAACTAGGTATCAGGACCTACTGGAGCATAGGTCCAATTTCCTCGAACGGAGGAGAAGAATACGGTCCCAG GTCCGTGCTCTTCAGCGGTTGGGTAGCCGGTTTGAAAATCTTTCTGGACATGACAGATCATGTATCTTATCTGGTCAACATAGAAATGGTCGTTGTGCATGCAGAATCAATAGTCGTGATACCAATTCAAATGATGATACCAATGCAAGAGCTAGCATATCAAGAATTGTTATGCTAGCTGAAGCCTTATTTGAG gtTCTGGATGAAATTCACCAGCAATCTATGGTTTTATCTTCTCGCCCTTCTGTGTCATCTATCGGTTCTGTTCCTGCACCTAATGAAGTTGTGGAATCCTTGCCTGTCAAATTATACACTAAGTTGCACAAACATCAAGAAGAACCTGTACA ATGTTATATATGCCTTGTGGAGTATGAGGATGGAGACAGCATGCGAGTTCTGCCTTGTCATCATGAATTTCATACAACATGTGTAGACAAGTGGCTGAAGGAGATTCACAG GGTGTGCCCACTATGTCGAGGGGATATCTGTGCATCTGATTCACTGCCAAGGGAGAACTAA
- the LOC114418520 gene encoding uncharacterized protein LOC114418520 isoform X2 — protein MGSSASKATSSSSSSGSCRKGRSKGHRGFPSYCLGASSGSRDIDSDDQVCDQNKVNGEDVTYSSGNEIDSDEVKTESFRKVKSDKSDEVPCVPSNIDLEEWGHTASRTGSSSAHSSSNQSLNPSSRFLSRFSLVPGNISFRLSRTTSLGSSRPCPVSSESLSIFNNEDELNLPPGLPGSLINRNETQHRCDLLNASLASQVPIQCHQEASNNLRSNTLTLVSPGNLVSSRISSVQDVVRDGNGTREVPDMNLFSPRIHTDTEDIETRHTDRRNGAREPVERNVRFSRTLSVGRLRDRVLRRTTVSDFTFCPLQRERDASQDNGRRAGERDTRLSPSGRNATNSSTPRYPLPSTPSSLFGIQDYEVETSRSRETRYQDLLEHRSNFLERRRRIRSQVRALQRLGSRFENLSGHDRSCILSGQHRNGRCACRINSRDTNSNDDTNARASISRIVMLAEALFEQSMVLSSRPSVSSIGSVPAPNEVVESLPVKLYTKLHKHQEEPVQCYICLVEYEDGDSMRVLPCHHEFHTTCVDKWLKEIHRVCPLCRGDICASDSLPREN, from the exons ATGGGGTCCAGTGCCAGCAAGGCCACGTCATCATCGTCCTCTTCGGGGAGTTGCAGGAAGGGTCGATCTAAGGGACACCGAGGTTTCCCATCTTATTGTCTGGGAGCCTCGTCTGGATCTCGTGACATTGATAGTGACGACCAG GTTTGTGATCAGAATAAAGTAAATGGAGAGGATGTGACATACAGTAGTGGCAATGAAATAGATTCAGATGAGGTGAAGACAGAGTCTTTTAGAAAGGTTAAATCTGATAAATCTGATGAAGTGCCTTGTGTGCCTTCCAACATTGACCTTGAGGAGTGGGGCCACACTGCATCCAGAACTGGTAGCAGCTCTGCACATTCTTCTTCAAATCAGTCCTTGAACCCTTCAAGCCGATTCCTTTCTCGCTTTAGCCTTGTTCCTGGTAATATAAGCTTCAGACTTAGCAGAACCACAAGTTTGGGGTCATCTAGGCCTTGCCCGGTTTCTTCAGAGAGTCTCTCAATATTTAACAATGAAGATGAGCTTAATCTGCCTCCAGGGCTTCCTGGCAGCTTGATCAATAGAAATGAAACTCAACACCGTTGTGACTTGCTTAATGCATCTCTTGCTAGTCAAGTGCCTATACAGTGTCATCAAGAAGCTTCCAATAATTTAAGATCCAATACCCTGACATTGGTTTCCCCTGGCAACTTGGTTAGCAGTCGCATTTCTTCTGTTCAGGATGTGGTCAGAGATGGAAATGGTACTAGAGAAGTGCCGGATATGAACTTGTTTTCTCCAAGAATTCATACTGATACAGAAGATATTGAGACTAGACATACTGATAGACGGAATGGAGCTCGAGAGCCTGTTGAACGTAATGTTCGTTTTAGCCGGACATTAAGTGTTGGAAGGCTCCGTGACAGGGTTCTCCGCCGAACAACAGTATCGGACTTCACATTTTGCCCTCTGCAACGAGAGAGAGATGCTAGTCAAGATAATGGAAGACGGGCAGGGGAGAGAGACACAAGACTGTCACCATCTGGTCGTAATGCTACAAATTCTTCTACACCTAGATATCCTCTACCCAGTACACCTAGCTCCTTGTTTGGCATCCAAGACTATGAAGTTGAGACTTCACGATCTAGAGAAACTAGGTATCAGGACCTACTGGAGCATAGGTCCAATTTCCTCGAACGGAGGAGAAGAATACGGTCCCAG GTCCGTGCTCTTCAGCGGTTGGGTAGCCGGTTTGAAAATCTTTCTGGACATGACAGATCATGTATCTTATCTGGTCAACATAGAAATGGTCGTTGTGCATGCAGAATCAATAGTCGTGATACCAATTCAAATGATGATACCAATGCAAGAGCTAGCATATCAAGAATTGTTATGCTAGCTGAAGCCTTATTTGAG CAATCTATGGTTTTATCTTCTCGCCCTTCTGTGTCATCTATCGGTTCTGTTCCTGCACCTAATGAAGTTGTGGAATCCTTGCCTGTCAAATTATACACTAAGTTGCACAAACATCAAGAAGAACCTGTACA ATGTTATATATGCCTTGTGGAGTATGAGGATGGAGACAGCATGCGAGTTCTGCCTTGTCATCATGAATTTCATACAACATGTGTAGACAAGTGGCTGAAGGAGATTCACAG GGTGTGCCCACTATGTCGAGGGGATATCTGTGCATCTGATTCACTGCCAAGGGAGAACTAA